One segment of candidate division KSB1 bacterium DNA contains the following:
- the rffA gene encoding dTDP-4-amino-4,6-dideoxygalactose transaminase gives MPNPLIPFNRPCFEGNEQAYIAQAIANGHISGDGAFSRKCHALLQEQLGVPKVLLTTSCTHALEMAAHLLDIQPGDEVIVPSFTFVSTVNAFVLRGARPVFIDIRPDTLNLDETQLERLITPRTRAIVPVHYAGVGCEMDAIMEIARRHHIPVVEDNAHGLFGKYRGKYLGTFGALATQSFHETKNFTCGEGGALLINDLQYAERAEILREKGTNRSRFFRGQVDKYTWVDIGSSYLPSDLLAAFLLAQLEQRENIQNKRRALWQLYRSLLAEWAEQNLVRLPVVPPHCEQAYHMFYLLMPDLATRTRFLAHLKERAILAVFHYLPLHRSPMAARWLDRPCVCPVTEEISDRLVRLPFFNSMTPEEILRVVAAVREFRCSDMLPRHQTPRATRKPAKVRGTTTVALEGMPQP, from the coding sequence ATGCCGAACCCATTGATTCCCTTCAACCGTCCCTGCTTTGAAGGCAACGAGCAGGCCTACATCGCCCAGGCCATCGCCAACGGCCACATCTCCGGCGACGGCGCCTTCAGCAGGAAATGTCACGCCCTGCTCCAGGAGCAACTGGGCGTCCCCAAAGTTCTGCTGACCACCTCCTGCACCCACGCCCTGGAAATGGCCGCACATCTGCTCGACATCCAGCCCGGCGACGAGGTGATCGTGCCCTCCTTCACCTTTGTTTCGACCGTGAATGCGTTTGTGCTGCGCGGCGCCCGGCCGGTGTTCATCGACATTCGCCCCGACACCCTGAACCTGGATGAAACACAACTCGAGCGCCTCATCACGCCGCGCACGCGCGCCATCGTGCCGGTGCACTATGCCGGCGTGGGCTGTGAAATGGACGCCATCATGGAAATTGCCCGGCGCCATCACATTCCCGTGGTCGAAGACAATGCCCACGGCCTGTTCGGCAAGTATCGCGGCAAATATTTGGGCACGTTTGGTGCGCTGGCCACCCAGAGTTTCCATGAGACCAAAAACTTCACCTGCGGCGAGGGCGGCGCGCTGTTGATCAACGACCTGCAATACGCCGAGCGCGCCGAAATCCTGCGCGAAAAGGGCACCAACCGCAGCCGTTTCTTCCGCGGCCAGGTGGACAAGTACACCTGGGTCGATATCGGCTCGAGCTATTTGCCCTCGGATTTGCTCGCGGCTTTTTTGCTGGCGCAGCTCGAACAGCGCGAAAACATTCAAAACAAACGCCGGGCGTTGTGGCAGCTTTATCGTTCGCTGCTGGCGGAATGGGCGGAACAGAATCTCGTGCGGCTGCCGGTGGTGCCACCGCATTGCGAACAGGCCTATCACATGTTCTATTTGCTCATGCCGGATCTCGCCACGCGCACGCGCTTCCTTGCCCACCTGAAGGAACGCGCTATTCTGGCGGTTTTTCACTATCTCCCGCTGCACCGCTCGCCGATGGCGGCACGCTGGCTTGACCGGCCCTGCGTCTGCCCGGTGACGGAGGAAATCAGCGACCGACTGGTGCGCCTGCCGTTTTTCAACAGCATGACGCCGGAGGAGATTTTGCGGGTGGTCGCGGCGGTTCGTGAATTTCGTTGCAGCGACATGTTGCCCAGGCATCAAACCCCGCGCGCGACGCGCAAGCCCGCAAAAGTCCGGGGCACGACCACTGTGGCTTTGGAAGGCATGCCGCAACCCTGA
- a CDS encoding class I SAM-dependent methyltransferase: MDTHQSYDPAHFEPLFAVEDRHFWFRARNRILATVMRQITAALAPGYRVLEVGCGTGYVLSMLSGICSQGSVIGMDLFAEGLRYARRRTACALVQGDLNASPLRQRFEVVGLFDVLEHLPDDVGVLRLLHEHLAPAGRLVLTVPACPSLWSYFDEASQHCRRYTLDELGHKLRQAGFQIDYATYFMFSLFPILWLGRKLSGTSRNGGGGSATGTAELAHRELRVMPVINEVLHFLLAQEAHLIARRVQLPMGTSILALAKRIPASHE; encoded by the coding sequence ATGGATACCCATCAAAGTTACGACCCGGCCCATTTTGAGCCTTTATTTGCGGTGGAAGACCGGCATTTCTGGTTTCGCGCCCGCAATCGCATCCTGGCGACCGTCATGCGCCAGATCACTGCGGCGCTGGCACCCGGCTATCGTGTGCTGGAAGTGGGTTGTGGCACCGGCTATGTGCTGAGCATGCTCAGCGGCATCTGCTCGCAGGGCTCCGTGATCGGGATGGATTTGTTCGCAGAAGGATTGCGATATGCCCGCCGCCGCACCGCCTGTGCCCTGGTGCAGGGCGACCTCAATGCCTCGCCGTTGCGGCAACGTTTCGAAGTGGTGGGCCTGTTCGATGTGTTGGAACACCTGCCCGATGACGTTGGCGTGCTCCGCCTGTTGCACGAACATCTTGCGCCGGCAGGCCGCCTGGTCCTCACCGTTCCGGCCTGTCCCTCTTTGTGGAGTTACTTCGACGAGGCCTCACAGCATTGCCGGCGATACACACTTGACGAACTCGGGCACAAGCTGAGGCAGGCCGGTTTTCAGATCGACTATGCCACTTACTTCATGTTCAGCCTGTTCCCCATCTTGTGGCTGGGCAGGAAATTGTCCGGTACTTCCAGGAATGGCGGGGGAGGGAGTGCAACGGGCACAGCGGAACTCGCCCATCGTGAGCTTCGCGTCATGCCGGTGATCAATGAAGTCCTCCATTTTCTGCTGGCACAGGAAGCACATCTGATCGCCCGGCGGGTTCAGCTCCCGATGGGGACGTCGATCCTGGCGCTGGCCAAAAGAATTCCGGCAAGCCATGAGTGA
- a CDS encoding flippase translates to MSIIGTLPPATSTEKSETSFYLKKIAKNAGLTASGQLLSQVLGPLSGIITTRALGAELYGIYTLTTYWTGTLADLSTLGFAGMLTRFSASYKGEGRLDKAKGAILLSLKIALLVGGVLALALAVLAEPFCRHVVKQPGYAHAFRFASIAVLFTAVYSIFLAALNGLQQQGHAVLANSVAANLTKLLTLVALLACGLQLYAALASSLLQDLVILMLAGFFLVKVFPGLRDPGLPATSEKKKLWQFSGTLFATSLFNKHTFQLDILFLGMFCQPAEVGLYAVALRLQPLIYMPHTAIMQIFGPVVAELNARGRVTELAGLYKTVTKWTASLSLPVFLTIVLFHQPILGIFGREFHGATLVLLILSAGNLLADIFGMAGQVLTMIGRPLVNLINSLVIAVISVVLYLTLIPQAGIIGAAVAYATATLAVNLLRLAEVHHFLRIHPLQASLWKLGVAACASSAAVVLLRTATSFGSLPQSWLWLLLLLWLLYGGCLYVLGLDDDDRVVLAAIRRRLFGGVTA, encoded by the coding sequence GTGTCTATTATCGGGACATTGCCTCCAGCCACCTCAACGGAGAAGAGCGAAACCAGTTTCTACCTCAAAAAAATCGCCAAAAACGCCGGTCTCACCGCCAGCGGGCAGTTGCTCAGCCAGGTGCTGGGACCGCTCAGCGGCATCATCACCACCCGCGCCCTGGGAGCAGAGCTGTATGGCATCTACACCCTCACGACCTACTGGACCGGCACCCTGGCAGATCTTTCCACACTCGGTTTCGCCGGCATGCTCACGCGTTTCTCCGCCAGTTACAAGGGCGAAGGCCGGCTCGACAAGGCCAAAGGCGCAATCCTGCTCTCGCTCAAGATTGCACTCCTCGTCGGCGGAGTTTTGGCGCTGGCTTTGGCGGTGTTGGCAGAGCCATTTTGCCGCCATGTTGTCAAACAGCCCGGCTATGCCCACGCCTTTCGCTTTGCCAGCATCGCCGTTCTGTTCACCGCGGTTTACAGCATTTTCCTGGCGGCACTGAATGGCCTGCAGCAGCAGGGCCATGCCGTGCTGGCCAATTCCGTCGCTGCAAACTTGACGAAGCTGCTCACTCTGGTGGCCCTGCTCGCCTGTGGTTTGCAGCTCTATGCGGCGCTGGCCTCGAGCCTGCTGCAGGACCTGGTCATTCTGATGCTGGCGGGATTTTTTCTCGTCAAGGTGTTTCCAGGGCTGCGCGATCCCGGCCTGCCGGCAACCAGCGAAAAGAAAAAATTGTGGCAATTCTCCGGCACGCTGTTCGCCACCAGCCTGTTCAACAAGCACACGTTTCAACTGGACATCCTGTTTTTGGGTATGTTCTGCCAGCCGGCAGAGGTGGGGCTGTACGCGGTGGCGCTGCGCCTGCAACCGTTGATTTACATGCCGCACACCGCCATCATGCAGATTTTCGGCCCGGTGGTCGCCGAGCTCAACGCCAGGGGCAGGGTGACCGAATTGGCGGGCCTGTACAAAACCGTGACGAAATGGACCGCCAGCCTCAGCCTGCCGGTCTTTTTGACGATCGTGCTGTTTCATCAACCGATTTTGGGCATATTCGGCAGAGAGTTTCACGGGGCGACGTTGGTTCTGCTCATTCTCAGCGCGGGCAATTTGCTTGCTGACATCTTCGGCATGGCCGGGCAGGTTTTGACCATGATCGGCCGCCCGCTGGTCAATTTGATTAATTCCCTCGTCATTGCGGTGATAAGTGTCGTCCTTTATCTCACCTTGATCCCGCAGGCAGGCATCATCGGCGCGGCAGTGGCTTACGCCACTGCAACCCTCGCGGTCAATCTGCTGCGTCTGGCCGAAGTGCATCACTTCCTGCGCATCCATCCCTTGCAGGCCAGTCTGTGGAAGCTCGGCGTTGCGGCTTGCGCCAGCTCCGCCGCCGTTGTTCTGTTGCGCACAGCCACTTCATTCGGCAGCCTGCCGCAGTCCTGGCTGTGGTTGTTGCTGCTGCTGTGGTTGCTCTATGGCGGCTGCCTGTATGTTCTTGGTCTGGATGACGACGATCGTGTGGTCCTCGCTGCCATTCGCCGTCGTCTTTTCGGCGGGGTGACGGCATGA
- a CDS encoding GNAT family N-acetyltransferase, with product MSELQSVHAEWNSVLAASGSENIHLRHEWLMSWATHLLPPGRLFVLRLRAGGETIGFAPLQIRRRRLRGMLPYRQLLFLGDPESDFADFIITRHRAEALQAILATLEREDAWAEILLHNIPETSPNLPVLRELLAGKNASIRPQTKCYYVDMQDKTWEQYLPTTSKSFVQQDLRRLYNHLREREWQVVESPLQDIPRELAIIHHLHGCSQQRKGRQSYYADERYRAFIAGMITNLNRLGAIRLFYLLIDQKPAAFVLGFVFQRVFYYWNIGFDSAFEKLSPSKVLLAEVMKRCFQTGMQEFNFMRGDSDYKTRWTGSFRLNFQLRWLRETGFYGLLNKYRSHTGVA from the coding sequence ATGAGTGAGTTGCAAAGTGTGCATGCGGAGTGGAACAGCGTGTTGGCCGCCTCCGGTTCGGAAAACATTCATCTCCGGCATGAGTGGTTGATGAGCTGGGCGACTCATTTGCTGCCGCCGGGCCGGCTGTTCGTGCTGCGACTGCGTGCCGGCGGCGAAACCATCGGTTTTGCCCCCCTGCAAATTCGCCGCCGGCGTTTGCGCGGCATGCTGCCTTATCGCCAGTTGCTTTTCCTCGGCGATCCGGAGTCCGATTTCGCGGACTTCATCATCACGCGCCACCGTGCGGAAGCCCTGCAGGCCATCCTTGCCACCCTGGAGCGCGAGGACGCCTGGGCCGAAATCCTGTTGCACAATATCCCCGAAACTTCCCCGAATTTGCCGGTTTTGCGTGAGCTGCTGGCCGGCAAAAACGCCAGCATCCGACCGCAGACGAAATGCTACTACGTTGACATGCAGGACAAAACGTGGGAACAATATCTCCCGACCACCAGCAAAAGTTTCGTGCAGCAGGACCTGCGGCGGTTGTACAACCATCTGCGTGAACGGGAATGGCAGGTGGTGGAGTCCCCACTGCAGGATATTCCCCGCGAGCTTGCCATCATTCATCATCTGCACGGCTGCAGTCAGCAGCGCAAGGGCCGGCAATCTTACTATGCGGATGAACGCTATCGTGCCTTCATTGCCGGAATGATCACAAACCTCAACCGCCTGGGGGCGATTCGGCTGTTCTACCTGCTGATTGATCAAAAGCCGGCCGCCTTCGTGCTCGGCTTCGTGTTTCAGCGGGTGTTTTATTACTGGAATATCGGCTTCGATTCCGCCTTTGAAAAATTGTCACCTTCCAAGGTGTTGCTCGCCGAAGTTATGAAGCGCTGCTTTCAAACGGGCATGCAGGAATTCAACTTCATGCGTGGCGATTCGGACTACAAGACCCGCTGGACCGGCTCCTTCCGTCTCAACTTTCAACTGCGCTGGCTCAGAGAAACCGGCTTCTATGGATTGCTCAACAAATATCGTTCCCACACCGGCGTCGCTTGA
- a CDS encoding class I SAM-dependent methyltransferase, translated as MDGSHPTQLEEIRLRDAQAASYAEFIKSHRGKYWMQAQTGLLLHALKIRNGLRLYDAAAGVGLYTLEVARRHPTLQILASDFSAASLAVLQEQARQAGVSNIQTQAADITRFCPAEAGFDRVVCLDTIQHLPTPAARLQALRNFHTLLVPDGLLVLSAYRWGGWIRPPQPKEESNHLGSGLYRMAFTEEEIATLLQSAGFRHCRVFGIIRLPGRLRKRLPAMLAYPVENMLIQLGWRKQHAQYVMAVAGK; from the coding sequence TTGGACGGTTCGCACCCAACCCAGCTCGAAGAGATCCGGCTGCGTGATGCCCAGGCCGCAAGCTACGCCGAATTCATCAAATCCCATCGCGGCAAGTATTGGATGCAGGCACAAACCGGTCTGTTGCTGCATGCCCTCAAAATCAGAAACGGGCTGCGGCTTTACGATGCCGCCGCCGGCGTCGGTCTCTATACCCTGGAAGTGGCCAGACGGCATCCCACACTGCAGATTCTGGCCAGTGACTTTTCCGCCGCCAGTCTGGCCGTGCTGCAAGAGCAGGCCCGGCAGGCCGGCGTGTCGAACATCCAGACACAGGCCGCCGACATTACCCGCTTTTGTCCGGCTGAAGCAGGTTTCGACCGTGTGGTGTGTCTGGATACCATTCAACACCTGCCGACACCGGCAGCACGCCTGCAGGCTCTGCGCAATTTTCACACGCTGCTGGTGCCGGACGGTTTGTTGGTGCTGAGCGCCTACCGCTGGGGCGGCTGGATTCGACCACCGCAACCAAAGGAGGAGAGCAACCATCTCGGCAGCGGGCTTTATCGCATGGCCTTCACCGAGGAGGAAATCGCGACTTTGCTGCAAAGCGCCGGGTTTCGTCACTGCCGCGTTTTCGGCATCATTCGCCTGCCCGGCCGCCTGCGCAAACGTCTGCCCGCCATGCTGGCATATCCGGTGGAGAACATGCTGATCCAGCTCGGTTGGCGGAAGCAACACGCGCAATATGTCATGGCAGTGGCCGGGAAATGA